In the Microplitis mediator isolate UGA2020A chromosome 5, iyMicMedi2.1, whole genome shotgun sequence genome, CTCTCATTTTTTGCTAGGACGCGCTTGTAAgcttaagacgaaaaagtgcAAGCTGTCAGTCAAGATGAAATTACGCGTGCCATCGaacgattaaaaatctttattaCGCTCTCGTAcacagtaattataattacaaaggTAAATtattggataaaaaattttttttaattaaaaaaaaaatttcacggcTTAAAAGTTTgagagataaaatttattcaaataaaaaattaaatttggtaattaattatctatcaAAAGGTTTTAATGTTAAGTTTAGACATCAATGTTCACACGTTTATTTGAAAAGACCGAGATGAGGGTCAAGATGAATAGTCTTTcagtcttaaaatttttttttatttatttttaaatccagGCGCCACTAAAAAGAATTTTGTATTCACAAATTTATGCTGAATTTACGGTACGaagaattaacaataaatgcATTTTAGttccaaataatttaatgtaaaaaattttattttgaaaatgttgttattatttttaaaaattaaacagacTCAATTTCATtgattgttaatttattttaaaaatttattatatttttaatggttaaaaaaaatataaaaataatatattgtacTTGAAGGTTATTATTACGAGGGCGTTTTCAAGGAGATCAATTGTGGTCATGGTTAAATTCTGCatcattttatttctatagAGAAATGGGAGCTCGTTTTTCTTTTGAgcatatgtattatatatttatgtttatatgtatatgtatatggatgaatatacatatatgtaagtTGTTAAGTTGGATTTAGTCGGATGAGTATCCCACTACCTATGGGACCCTTTATAAATTTGTACTCCGGGCACGTACTTGGCCCCCTCGCGATCTGTTTCAGTTCTTAGCTCTTTGCATGCGCCGCGACAGCGGCATTTAAATAACACCAAAATGATAGAGTGCGAAACAAGAACTAAATTGTTTCAAGTCCTGATCTTATTTGATAACtgccaaaaattattatcctctaattattaatagtaataaaattatttaaatattttcaaatgcTCCAAGTCAATCTGTAAAATTCTTTATATGACTTTAGAggttttgaaattcaaaaacgtCACTaggatttcaaaaattgacgctgtgattttttaaaaaaatttctgcttTGAAACTCTTGTaataaaaactcaaaaattcaaattttgccgcgtaatattttttcttttgtcagattgaattaaataattaaaaaaaaaaccacaaattgtttttataaactctagttttacttatttatatttactaaaattagTCACCgaaaagaaaatgatttttgtaaaaacgacatttttttcagtagtcaatgattaaaaattattacattatagatttaatttctaagctgaagaataatttattgacagaaaaaaaatcgaattttatcTGCACTCtttcaaataaaactaaaatcattAGATCTCCAGCCAAATTCAGatttcttcgatcaaaaaaTGACTTTGAATGAAATCTTTGAATTCAAAGTTTCACGGtgtattaaatatctatagattGCTTATGGCGTTTCAATGTTACTTTgcaagtgtgttaattttgactacacacttggttttagagtgcgaaaaaaaaaaaaataagaacttacattatttctaattacgcacactgagagaacaatttatttgagccaaataaatagatttatttgactgaacaaaatcatttctccattcaaatatatatttgtttgtaGCTAACAAATGGCGCTACAGTGCCACCATTCAAATACATGTACCGGAAGATCGGAACATTTTCCGTggaacgaaaatgaaaaaaaattgatgtaattcAACTGCTTAAGGCGTAATTCCGTTTGAGGGCGGCCTAAGATTTTCGGCTATGTCAGCATCTATATGCGAAATATTTCGGAAATTTAGTCACCTAGTAGATTTATTACTGtgcattttgtttttttttttcattgcgcAAAAAACGTTCCAAACTTCAGGTACATTCAATTACAGATTTgttaactataaacaaatcattattttattcaaatgcaCCATATCTTTGTCTCAAATAAGTATTGATTGGGTCCATTCAAATATGGGATTTATttgcctgaaaaaaattttatttggctcaaacaaattgttctctcagtgCATACATAAAATACCTGAAAAGAGGGACCATTACGATTCTAATATTaacggtaaatatttatacgaTTAATGActtatttgtcatatttttgcCGTTGATATTTAGTCATGTAAcccttcaaattttttcactcacaatatatgagataatttgataatttctTGTACAATATTTctaatagttattttttatcccaatgtagttatttattttgtaaaattatcaCTTTTGGATgacgtaaaaataaaacaatatttagtttttaaaaagttgaatttttaattttattagtttttactAAGTGTATATTTTAAGAAACACTTaatggaaatatatatatatacacatatgtgAATACGAATTTTAACGACTGTCAGGAAATTTAGAAACTattttgatgatgatgagaaaaataaatatttattaataaaacataatatatataataattatatatttattgttaacgtaaaaaatagttgaatagttgaaaataaataacacgACTCGCCTTAGACACACTTCCATCCGCagctaaatataaatttacaaaaagcCGGGTGGCATTTACGAAAACGAAACATCTGAGACAAGAGTACGGTATATATCCACAGTGTCACGATCCTCGACTAAAACTTCAATACATTTAACGCCGTTTcatattaatgtttatttaaattttatattataccaAATGTATATCTTCGAGCTCGTTAAAATTTAACTCCATACAGATACGATTCAAAATCTCAAATCTACTCTGCTCCGATCTTACaaacttttaaattcatacattaatttatatacccctaaataaataagtgaatacgtaaatataagtacatatgtaagtaaataaaaaaaaaactagacaTACCATTTCTAAAATTACGTTTATATCCTCGTGCGGCGTCACTTAAATTCCAgagcgggaaaaaaaaaattgttaaaaaaatactgagcTTGATAGCTCGTCGTAAGTTTCTTAACACCATCttaaaacttattattattaagataatttatatttaaacccgcagttaattaaaaaaaatttttttttttttttgcgacaCTTTATCAAATTATCTCACCGCCAAACATCGAAggtaatgacaataataaataacaataaaaaacaacACAACACTAAAATTCGTATTTATTTCTGGAGCAGTAATCCGAGATGATGGAACAAGTCGAGAGTTACTCTACTTCTCGATCGCCCGGGGGATTCAATTTGTCAGTGTcctgaattttttaagttaaaaatacacaagcgtaagaaaaaaaccaaaaaaaaaatataaaataacattcatttatatacatattaataaaataccaAAGTCATCATGAGAACACGACACAtcacttaaattaaaaaaaaaaaaacagagtaTGTATAAATTAATCACTCATGTAAATGTGTACtcatattatttacaataaataaataaaaaaattaaataaagaaaatttataaattttttttctttgaaactCCTTAGTCTCAttcttgaaaatatttttccgcGTAATTTCATCATcggttaatatttatttcgtttattaataaacagtcGTTTCGTTTCGTTCGTtcgttacatttttatattaagtattaattgttgttacatatatatgtataactataaattgatacgcgtaatatatttataaaaaataaataaagatgtaAGTGTATTGTAAGAGAGCGGCCGCGCGTGGTAAACGCCGCAAGCAAACTAAGATCGTGGTCCCTGAACCAGACTGCCGCTGCCTCTCAGTACAGACTACACGAGACGTACACGAGTAGTATAGAGAAGTAGAGGATGGACGGAGTAGTTTCTTTTACATACAGCTCAAGAGTTGAGTAGACTCTACTGTACAGCATCCAGAGAATATGGAGAAACGGATGAGATAAAACGAGATGAGATGAGATGAGAAGAGAAGAAGATgaccaaaaaaagtttaagatcTACTCTATCCACCCCCACTAATTCACCTTTTGCTGTCCACTACCTCTCGATTCAGGTATAAGCTATGGTAAAAGATATAGACTCACCAACACAACAAACGAGTGACTGATTGTGAGCGAGGCTGGACTCTGGAGGCTGTAGTACACCCGGTAGAGACTAAACATAACATTGCATTAGTGAACCTCGTACTCGCGAAGTTTGAGAATGAAAGTAAACTTACTTACCTTAAACTTTAAGTAAAAGATGCCCTCGAGGACTTTATTACCTCCTGCGTAGCTCCCACCTGCATTGTACTTGAaacctttaaatttttaacttggGGACAAAAGGCCACAGGTGACAGACTACCTGTCATGTTTTAAGTtttactgtttattttttcgtgatttatttactccatcaaattttttaggtacagaatttatacaaatatttatttatatatatatatatgtatgtatatttattctataaataattgatgcatgtaattaatattttaattgataataataattatgaatggTGCGGAGtctaaaaattcaataatgtAGGTGCGAAAAATGTGGATGGTAGacgtataaattaataaaatgattttttggtgcagtgtttatttattgattaagtttttttttttttttaatttaaagaaaagtcttttaattattattagatgCGTTCTTCATGAAATATGTCAGCATGTCGATGGGAAGTGGAAAGACGATGGTGGAGTTTTTCTCTGCTGATATTGTGTTCAATGTCTgcaataatcattttttattaatattttttttctaaatttaagtTACGTATAAGTATAATCAGTCTGAGTAATTTTGGCATGTCAGGGTAATTTGGACCTCCTAGAAATTATTGTTCAAATTAATTCAAAGTTAATTACACGtacgctgtaaaaaatcgggagtgaattcggattttatttcaatgcgGGTTTAGtccggagttaaaaaaaaattactccgaaTTTCGGGAGTAAATATGGAGTGATggggattttatttgaatccgcATCCACTTTATCCGCAATTAAAATGTGAAAATAAATTCCTCCAGACTGActatgatatttaatttaaaaaataatttacctgAAGGTAACGAAGTTGTAATGCTGCGGGAGAGTCACCGATAACTTCAGATGCTTCTCTCAATGCTCTGCTCGCCTTCTGTTCACCCTCTGCAGCGATAACCtgtttggaaaataaaaatattcattttttttccaaccgACCGACCAATTAAgtgaagttgaaaaaaaaataattgactaattttatttaaattaaaatcaaatctTTTTTGTCAAACTCTAGTCCAGAGTCATCTTGTGTCCGtctgtgaaattattttatccaaGAGCACAAATATATCTACTACTGGTATTCATTTACTGATGAGATAACGAAAGGTAATGTCCGTTACTTCTTTAacgacattaaaattttaaattaaatatgataagtaaaaaataccTTTGCACGTGCTTCACGTGCGGCTTCGGCTTCTGCAGCCATCGCACGTTGCAATTGAACTGGCAGACGGACGTCTTTGCTGTAATTAAATCAaggaatgaattatttaattaattggtccattaaaaaaagttgagtactacactgaaaaaaaggatttcgtgacgcgaaaaatttttacttcccccaagaaatttttcgcattatgaattgaaaaaaaaaattttcttgagtctagaaattttttgttttcatttcataatacagaaaaatatatcacgttactaattccaaaaagACATATATTcgttatacacagaaaaaacagatatcttgagtcaagaaaatatttttgaagacaaacgttttcgggaaccaaatcaagattttcttgagccaagagaattcgtcttgattggagaagatttctactttatctgagaaaatttaggtctccaaaaaaattttcttgaatcaacaatatttaccttcagtcgagaatttttttttgtgtgtacgCCCTTTTAGCTTCAGGAACCTCTCTAAAGCCAAATGGgcatacaaattttattttcacggCCAATCATTTTGTAGACTTATTTtatagctaaaaattttttaccaggggttatcaaataattttggctgagtttttttcgcaaacaaaatctctaaatacaaaatacagacCTTACATTGACgcactactgtctaatctagcgaagtgcgctccaattatttgataatattagtttgtttaagagaaaaactcggccagagtttccatttactgcacaagtgcaaTAAAGATACTACCGTTCGTGGACTTGAGTGTGACAGAGAGATAAGTGCGAACCCCTGTTAAGCCGAAATTACGCGTTCTTTtggctttcaaattttttttccaattttcagCTTTAGATCAAGTCTAAAAGTTCGAACTTAGTgactaaaaccaaaagggcgaataaatatatgtccTTTTGAAATTACTGCCACGATATcctgcgccaagaaatcctttttttctaaataaacgaggaaattaaaaaaataaatatcgatTTTACATTTCAACCCGTTCGACTTTGATTCCCCAGGTGTCTGTCGCTTCATCCAGCGAagccttaaaaaataaaatatttatatctaaatATCGATCAGATAATTAACTTTGACATAtataagtatttaataaactaactactagtttttgtaattttttttttctacactgagaattataatttttgacattACCTGCATGTTTGTGGAAATTGTTTCGCGTTCACTCAATATTTCGTGCAGCGGCCTCGTGCCCATAGTATTACGCAATGTTGTTTGTGCAAGTAAACGTGTACTGTGATGGGCATTTTCAACATTTGCAATCGATATTGTTGCATTATTAACTCGGTAGTAAACTACTGCATCAACTGACACTGTCACGCTGTCTTTTGTTAGCacctattattttatttattaattaatattaatatttaatcgtttatattttatattagtgctaaataaataaatgattactTCTTGTGGCGGGATGTCATATGTACGAGTACGCAAATCAACTCGTGCATAACAATCGATACAgggaagtataaaaaaaatacctgaggaaaaatatatatttttatttattaatttattttttttcttcattaattttttcatatttattatctgcgtttatttatttaccagGGCCTTTAGCGCCACCAGATAATAATCTTCCTAGTCTAAATATAACCGCTCGTTCATATTCTTGTACGacctataaataaatataatatataatgaagactttttttttttatttgtaattgaaaatttttatattgtagGAAATGCGACTTTTGTTGGACGATTGGAACAGTTCATTATATTGCGCCATATTTCgcaataaaaatacttgattttgactttccaaatttattttaaaaaattatttttgaggtCATAGagcagtaaattaattttgttaatttttcaggacaaaaaaaaattagggcgcgggaaaaaaatgagccactgagaaaaattcaatttttttattccaatgtacgcgaaatttgttactttttacttgaatatataattgacaaaattgggattaattttaaattaccattaggaaatttttttttttatttttgaataaaaatggcGTAGCTCGaagtagtgaaaaaaaatatttttgacaaaaaattagTAAGGACGGAAATGTACATGtgaattttagtaaaaaatgtgATTTGGAATATATTTTCAGAGTATAAAAGACTCAAATATAATTCCCAGGCACGTTTTgaaagaattttgaaaaaaaaaattttgccaaaattttGAGGCTTTACTTTGCGGattttttcgtatatgactgaaagtaaaaaaacataagtgcgaatttttttacccttatttttatttcgaataaattttattaataatcaactaataaataataaatatcattgtaattattatcaataaatttatatattttaccttgaaacaaataaaaagtgaaaatgGCATCGTAAGAATAACGAGGGCCCACGATAGTCCAATTAAAACACTTCCACATCTTGAAAAATCCGCTGGTGTCTGAGTGTCAgctacacgaaaaaaaaatgaaaaaattgaataaaaaaaaaaaaaaaaattaatcaatacaCCGCTTTAGGCAAATAATTGAATCGATAACCACAGAATCAAATAAACTCACCTCCAATAATACGCTTCCGTATGTCATCAGGACGTGAATTAACCAAAACAGGTGTCATGTTACCATTTCCTACAGTCGTCATTGGAATTGACATGCCAGGACTAATTCGAGATTCAAAACGCGCCACcttaaaaatttcacttgCACATTAATTTCTCccgattaaataaaattgaaacaaaaaaaaaaataattaaaaattgagtaACAAAAATTACTTAGCGCAAAAAATCTCCGagcaattaaaagttttttaatacttGTCAGTGATACACAGTAAAGTCAAATAAACTAGCTAATTAAAATATGTACATAAGTAACAacaagttaaattaaaaaaactttgctaattaaaacaatgtttcaaaaattcacCATCGGCCCTTGCGtatattcaaattcaaaaatttttttaacttcaccagtcgattatttaaaattacgcactaaattattaaaaaaaaaaaaaaaaactatacatatatatctatatgtataaaaataatatatactttcaattatttaaaaatatatattttgaaaaaaatgataaatttgaacagtaaaatttgaacggtaaaaaaatgagtagcaaataaatttaaattgcgaaTGCGTCCGCATGTAGAGCTCGGAAAAAACAGCAGGGGTATGTCCTTACATACCTTGACGTTACAAACTGGACAGTGGTATATAAAAGGTTGCCACGACAACAGGTAGTGGAAGTCTGGGGTAAAATTGTCGCCGCCGCTGTCTATCGCCCAATGATAAGCTTCCGTTGGACATCGACGGCGAGTAATAACTTGTTAAATATGTATGTTATTaacattcataaataatatataagtatgcGTGGAAACACTTCCATCAGTTGTCTGTTATTTTATGTCACaatttattactataaataGTATCTGAATGTACGCGGAttggatcaaattttaatcgaGCACAAGgatgattatttaaatgctGACTGCTCAATTAAGGGTCGGACATTTAGTATAAATTTGTCGTAGTATTTTAtggtattatattatttttgtagtaTTTCCATGACGTGATAATGTTGTACAGTTTAACCGAACCCTCTATAGGTACTAATGTGAtaggaaatttataaatataatatatagctGTAATGACTTTGTATTGGCCAAGGTCTCCTCTAGTTCACGATCATCGATTTACAACAGCTTTagagttattttaatatcaaattataTTCAATGAAATAGAGGCAATAATATGTCTGAGGAATTcctttttattgattattaataagtgagttgttaataatttaatgacaagacaaataaattattttattgtcattacAGATCGAAAAGGGTCAAAATAGGtcaattagaaaaattattaatgagtagggtgaatttttattaatagaaaaaatttaatttttattttacacggaaaaatgGACGAATTTTGATTATGCTGTTGACtgaacttgaaacaggaagttaAGTCACCGAAAAATTGTTgtactgtaattattattgtaaacctctaaaattttttatgctctTCTATAATTCCGAATttagacaaataatttttcgtacaGTTTATCGATAAGTTTCCCAAAGAGGAAAGTAAGACAGGGccaggcttggcccaagtatgtagaaccttgggccaAGCTTGTAAGTCAGCCTTGGTAGAAGTCTGGAATGATAACACGGGGCCAGTCCTGGTTGCCAGGCTTGACCCAGGCTTCCTTGCCAGACCTGGTCCATACATCGaagaaacgaataaatttaatttaaaaaaaattttattattattaacctcgtagagttcatgatcattaacgtttaaagtATCTAAGGAAGGTatatgatgtgaaaaaaactcggcgAAATTTCTGCTGGGCTCTAGACACGAACTGCCTTCTTTTTTATTGCTGGGTCtaaacggtagctactggacaaACTTACTAATTTTGaactgatacatttatatgatctacttattaaaccataggtataaccaaacttgggtaatcctaccttggtccaagcctgggttgccattggacggccaaggctaggttacccagtcttggcccaagcccgggtaatcattgtaacggccaggaCTGAGTTCCCGATCTtgagccaagcatgggccaatatagatgtgccaaagctaggtttcccagtgctgggccaagtagggcccCGTCGTTCAATTCTCGCAGCTCCTGCATGGGTTTaagtgtaatattttttttagtgcagtataataattttttggtgacttcctgtttcaagttgcGTCAAcaggataataaaaaattgtgcaTTTTTCAAGTCCGATTCTCCGAGACccagaaatgaattttttttctaaatccaaaatttcgatttgtataaaaaaattatttcatgtaaaaatttgGGATTgagaatgaataaatattttgaatttactagggaatattttgttaattagcATTTAAcgactttttgaaataaaaaacaataaaaataaattttaatagcagtaaaaaaaaaactatttattttttttatcatacacagaattatcatcaaattttttcttgatacAACTTCTGatcactaattttaaaaatttataaaaaatgaatatatttattgctAGTATCACAATAAGAAATATGTAAACATCAATAAGAGCCTCTTGATACCAAGACAAAGATGTTACGGAAgccttcaaaaatttttgaccgTTGCCACGTGCGATGTATTCCGCCCACCAGACCGCCGTCTTTAGGGGCGACTCTGGACGATCATGCCAAGCTTTTTGCAGCAGTTTCGCATTTTTCTGGTAACTAAATAGTCAGATAATAAGAGcggtgattaaaaaaatatgaggactgtattttatttattttaacaagattatttatttatatttatgttattaGATAAAGCTTGACCGCGTTTACCTCGAGTCGTTGAACACACGATCGATCGCAGATCTCAGAGTTTTAGCGTTGAAATTATTCCATTTGAGCACAACAGCGACTCCGCGGTTTTCAGCCGCCGCCGCGTTATTGAACTGATCTCCGTACATCGGAACAACCACCATGGGAACCCCAGCACTGACGCCTTCGCTGATACCCAACAAACCCCCGTGGGCCAAATAACATTTCACATTTGGATGccctataaaaatatttaatgtttgtCATTTATATTCATGTATATTTTTCTTACttcttaaaatatatgatttcatatttttcttgctctgtaatttttataatatttttttagggaataaagttatttatgaGTCAGGCATagtatgaatatataaaactCCATCTTGTAGAATTTAtcttatgttattttttataaataaatgtatctaGTAAATagtcacaaaattttatgacaaaaaatatgtataaattattttttttttccttaattatTAGGAGTCTTCAATATAaatcacttttaaatttaaaaaagacaTGCAGAATATTGataagattaaatttttctatcactAATAATTAAGTAGTATAtctgtgtatatatgtagatatgtACATATCTGCTttgtacaaaatatttaattgaaatttttttaaaaatatttaatcgacATTTCGTAATATGTTATAGTATTGGgagaaaattgaataaatgatatgataaaatataaaaataaccatgtcatttaataaataataaaaacaatcaaTTTTATCTTATATCTACAACCGGCATATTTATCTAACATCAATCATAAgcattaaaatcattatttcctCTTTCATTTCAGTAAatcaataaagaaaaaataatatacagcAAACAATTCAggttatcaatttttttaatatttttatcttataaCAATTCAATTTTCGATTGACTTatcatttgataaaaaaatttttaaatcgtattattgtcaattttttattgcaggtcatattttttattcaaattaaatctaaatttttatcctttttaaattttattaaaaatatttttttttatttttaaagctaCGCCATTTtactcgtaaaaaaaaaataagaaattatgTTACTGACGTTAGCCAACGTctgatttttggatttttccaaaacgagaattttaaaaatagtatattacacacgtAGGAAGGAAATTAGGACATTTTAACACACGTGTATAATTGCCTGACAGTTCATACTTTTGCTCCGTTTGTAGGGAGAATGGCGCATgcgcaaatttttatcattagttTTCTCATGAATGAAAAGAACGACTTTCTTCCCTctaaacagggcaggaatttaaacttacggtataaaggtaaaaaaaaattaaattcaagcaACCATGTTTACTTAACTCATAATACTAAAAAcacgaataaatttactaaatcgaagtataatttttcttatcttTATAACCATTGTTTAAATctactcataaatttatacagacaatgcatttttactaaaattaagaaaatatttacttggcactatttaaataaaataatacttaaatcaagaaattttacttGGAAATATACactttttctctcagtgtaaacatcatttttttgtaggtTACAAATATTTTCTACTATCTAtgaaatgatttcttaataGTGAAGATATCATGTCTTAAGAAATGACTtcttaactattaagaaatcatttctttgatagtataaaatatttgttacatacaaaaaaatgatgtttaagaaatgatttcttaaacatcatttactaagaaatcttttttaaatgctaagaaatccttctatcagtgtaggGCAGTAAAGtgagaaatgtctcagatcacattactgccctaggtgtgtaatatactataaaTAATCCCGAGtctaaaaacaaattctagtttaatCCTCAAAAGCttcaattcctttgatgtttcatttgccgcccagaaagtacacagcaaaaaatattgtgtaaaatcaacacagtttgtgtgttaaaaacggttaacacgaaatttgtgttg is a window encoding:
- the LOC130668429 gene encoding band 7 protein AGAP004871; the encoded protein is MSIPMTTVGNGNMTPVLVNSRPDDIRKRIIGADTQTPADFSRCGSVLIGLSWALVILTMPFSLFICFKVVQEYERAVIFRLGRLLSGGAKGPGIFFILPCIDCYARVDLRTRTYDIPPQEVLTKDSVTVSVDAVVYYRVNNATISIANVENAHHSTRLLAQTTLRNTMGTRPLHEILSERETISTNMQASLDEATDTWGIKVERVEIKDVRLPVQLQRAMAAEAEAAREARAKVIAAEGEQKASRALREASEVIGDSPAALQLRYLQTLNTISAEKNSTIVFPLPIDMLTYFMKNASNNN